In Providencia rettgeri, the following proteins share a genomic window:
- the nadS gene encoding NadS family protein translates to MSIFNELKASLEEAVEIKKGQQKAANITRYEITDVKAIREQLNVSQSELAHALGTSIDTIKSWELKRRNPTGLAAKILIAIKRNPALFTELAEI, encoded by the coding sequence ATGAGTATATTCAACGAATTAAAAGCCTCTTTAGAAGAAGCTGTTGAAATTAAAAAAGGCCAGCAAAAAGCTGCCAATATCACACGTTACGAAATAACTGACGTCAAAGCAATTCGAGAACAACTGAATGTATCACAAAGCGAATTAGCTCACGCACTAGGTACGAGTATCGATACCATTAAAAGTTGGGAGCTTAAACGACGAAACCCAACAGGGTTAGCGGCTAAAATACTCATCGCGATTAAGCGTAATCCAGCCCTGTTTACTGAATTAGCCGAAATCTAA